A portion of the Microlunatus phosphovorus NM-1 genome contains these proteins:
- a CDS encoding site-specific DNA-methyltransferase, whose product MTSPDLTQANIDKIVELFPSVVTESLDADGHPVRAVDFDLLRQELSDHIVEGPQERYRLDWPGKRAAAFAANAPIAKTLRPVREESVNFDTTRNLFIEGDNLDALKLLQESYLGKVKLIYIDPPYNTGSDFIYDDDFAETTDEYLLRSGQKNDDGLRLTANSESNGRFHSDWLSMMYPRLKLARSMLHEQGVLLVSIDDTEMAALRMVVDELFGRGSYIGTLIHQRAKGGGNAKHLVRGHDYILAIARDISLVPPLRRDKVVQGRTEVIDGVLYLIDDDVLRKTFGKYETGSERRCLYEEVLEYKGEAKKREIDADIAAGTLFLIPWTGGHVIARRTPVAEARSKLYSIIKVLSEEGSADLESLDMAGVFSYPKPRRLMQQLVQASTTSPGDIVLDMFSGSGSTIHGLFEQSVADGMPRQFIAMQLPENLDEQLLKVAGPAKFTVQVGIDFVDSLGRAHTIAEISKERIRRAGINAAKLAGLAAGELDFGFRVLRVDTTNVADVATSVNQLGQRELDDLISSVKPDRTGEDLLFQVLLDWGLELTMPIQKETIDGFEVYDVEEGALILCARPGEAHDLSLSLSLSLSLWLPRPSQNVSRSESCSSTRTSRTTRSASTSSRSSARSRLTPRLGRYRCRFSHSTPGHLLSSGSGLCSSLCGGA is encoded by the coding sequence ATGACATCACCCGACCTCACGCAGGCCAACATCGACAAGATCGTGGAGTTGTTTCCCAGCGTCGTCACCGAGAGCCTCGACGCCGACGGCCACCCCGTACGAGCGGTGGACTTCGACCTGCTGCGCCAGGAACTCAGCGACCATATCGTCGAAGGGCCACAAGAGCGGTACCGGCTCGACTGGCCCGGCAAGCGCGCCGCCGCCTTCGCGGCTAACGCGCCGATCGCCAAGACTCTCCGTCCCGTTCGCGAGGAGTCAGTCAACTTCGACACGACCAGGAATCTCTTCATCGAAGGTGACAACCTCGATGCACTCAAATTGCTCCAGGAGTCGTACCTCGGCAAGGTGAAGCTGATCTACATCGATCCGCCCTACAACACAGGGAGCGACTTTATATACGATGATGACTTCGCCGAAACGACTGACGAGTACCTCCTGCGTTCTGGTCAGAAAAATGATGACGGACTGAGGCTCACTGCAAATTCAGAATCGAACGGAAGATTCCACTCCGACTGGCTGAGCATGATGTATCCACGACTCAAGCTTGCCCGTTCTATGCTGCATGAGCAGGGTGTACTGCTCGTCAGCATTGACGACACCGAGATGGCAGCACTTCGCATGGTTGTCGATGAACTCTTTGGGCGCGGCAGCTACATCGGTACACTGATCCACCAACGCGCAAAAGGCGGTGGAAACGCTAAGCACCTTGTTCGTGGTCACGACTACATTCTGGCTATAGCTCGTGATATTTCCCTTGTGCCGCCTTTGCGTCGCGACAAGGTCGTACAAGGTCGGACAGAAGTCATCGACGGGGTCCTTTACCTCATCGACGACGATGTCCTCCGCAAGACTTTTGGCAAGTATGAGACTGGAAGTGAGCGTCGCTGCCTTTACGAAGAGGTTCTCGAGTACAAGGGTGAGGCAAAGAAGCGGGAGATCGATGCCGATATTGCTGCGGGAACGCTCTTCCTGATTCCTTGGACGGGTGGGCATGTTATTGCTCGACGGACCCCCGTTGCGGAAGCGCGGTCGAAGTTGTACTCGATCATCAAAGTTCTTTCTGAAGAGGGCAGCGCTGACCTTGAGTCTCTCGACATGGCGGGCGTCTTCTCCTACCCGAAGCCTCGACGCTTGATGCAACAACTTGTCCAGGCTTCTACTACGTCGCCGGGCGACATTGTTCTCGATATGTTCTCCGGTTCGGGATCGACTATTCACGGCCTATTTGAGCAGTCGGTGGCTGATGGGATGCCGCGACAGTTCATCGCAATGCAACTACCTGAGAACCTGGATGAGCAACTCCTGAAAGTTGCTGGCCCCGCGAAGTTCACGGTGCAGGTCGGGATAGATTTCGTAGATTCTTTGGGTCGTGCGCACACCATCGCCGAAATTTCTAAGGAGCGCATCCGCAGAGCTGGGATCAACGCTGCGAAGCTTGCTGGCCTAGCGGCTGGCGAACTCGACTTCGGGTTCAGAGTCCTTCGCGTAGACACAACGAACGTGGCGGATGTAGCAACGAGTGTCAACCAACTTGGCCAAAGAGAGCTTGACGATCTGATCAGCAGTGTGAAACCCGACCGAACGGGTGAAGACCTGCTGTTCCAGGTGCTACTCGACTGGGGTCTGGAACTTACGATGCCGATCCAGAAGGAGACGATCGATGGCTTTGAGGTGTACGACGTTGAGGAGGGCGCGTTGATCCTGTGTGCACGTCCGGGTGAGGCGCACGATCTCTCTCTCTCTCTCTCTCTCTCTCTCTCTCTCTGGCTGCCGCGGCCATCGCAGAACGTCAGCCGCTCCGAGTCGTGTTCCTCGACGAGGACTTCGCGGACGACGCGGAGCGCATCAACGTCGAGCAGATCTTCCGCGAGAAGTCGCCTCACACCGAGGTTAGGGCGATATAGGTGCCGCTTCTCACACTCCACACCAGGGCACCTGCTCTCATCTGGGAGCGGGTTGTGCTCCTCGTTGTGTGGTGGTGCGTGA
- a CDS encoding RNA-binding domain-containing protein has protein sequence MTLTNDELTELLDRMLAGWENEVVEFKEAARQFSADKTGEYVSALSNEANLRGLASGWLVFGVSNTRQVVGTTHLIDVHQRQTLKHHMHQSIDQGLTVREVYEVMHSGKRVVLLEVPAAPRGIPISWKGDYRARAGESLVPLSLDKLDEIRRQSFSTDWTAVSLPGATLDHLDPEAILRARQGFAERYPRLVEELAGWDDATFLSKLRLIIDGQITRAAVILLGKFTSSHLLSPHMAEMSWKLSGPESAYQHFGLPFLLNASALVNRIRNIQLRLMPPNELIYREISKYDERSLLEAIYNCIAHQDYSRMSRIIVIERLDRVEFISVGQFFDRSPEDYMVNELVPRGYRNPVLVEAMTELNLIDHMGNGIHRMVQDQMRRFLPLPDYDLSDPGEVKLTIHGAVIDESYSQLLMVRTDLPIEDVLALDRVQKKLPIRGEAVAHLRKAKLIEGRKPHLRIAEAIAGATDRLADYVRTRPQTDAHYAALVVDFLQRNGSASRADVNAVLVPLLPEMLTAQQKRNKVANLLSKLRAEGTIRNAGTRSHPRWELS, from the coding sequence ATGACCCTGACGAACGACGAACTCACTGAGCTCCTCGACCGGATGCTGGCCGGCTGGGAGAACGAGGTTGTCGAGTTCAAGGAGGCTGCGCGTCAGTTCTCTGCGGACAAGACCGGTGAGTACGTCTCGGCCCTGAGCAACGAGGCGAACCTGCGTGGGCTCGCGTCGGGGTGGCTCGTCTTCGGTGTCTCGAACACTCGGCAGGTCGTGGGCACGACGCATCTCATCGATGTCCACCAGCGTCAGACGTTAAAGCACCATATGCATCAGTCGATCGACCAGGGACTGACTGTCCGCGAGGTCTACGAGGTCATGCACTCGGGCAAGCGCGTAGTGCTTCTGGAGGTGCCGGCGGCACCCCGAGGCATTCCGATCTCGTGGAAGGGCGACTACCGCGCCCGTGCAGGCGAAAGCTTGGTGCCGCTCTCGCTGGACAAACTGGATGAGATTCGTCGCCAGTCGTTCAGCACCGACTGGACTGCAGTCTCCTTGCCCGGTGCGACGCTGGATCACTTGGATCCGGAGGCGATCCTCCGCGCTCGACAGGGGTTCGCTGAGCGTTACCCTCGGCTCGTCGAGGAACTGGCTGGCTGGGACGACGCCACGTTCTTGTCGAAGCTCCGACTCATCATTGATGGTCAAATCACGCGAGCGGCCGTGATCCTGCTCGGCAAGTTCACCTCCAGCCATCTGCTGAGCCCGCACATGGCGGAGATGTCGTGGAAGCTCTCAGGTCCGGAGTCGGCGTACCAGCACTTTGGGCTGCCGTTCCTGTTGAACGCCAGCGCTCTCGTTAACCGAATCCGGAACATCCAGCTTCGCCTGATGCCGCCCAACGAGCTCATCTACCGCGAGATCAGCAAGTACGACGAGCGCAGCCTGCTCGAGGCGATCTACAACTGCATCGCGCACCAGGACTACAGCCGTATGTCTCGCATCATCGTCATCGAACGACTGGATCGCGTCGAGTTCATCAGCGTTGGACAGTTCTTCGACCGATCCCCAGAGGACTACATGGTCAACGAACTCGTCCCGAGGGGCTACCGCAATCCGGTGCTCGTGGAGGCGATGACAGAGCTCAACCTCATCGATCACATGGGAAATGGCATCCACCGGATGGTGCAGGACCAGATGCGTCGGTTCTTGCCGCTGCCCGACTATGACCTGAGCGATCCCGGAGAGGTGAAGCTGACGATCCATGGAGCGGTGATCGATGAGTCTTACTCTCAGCTGCTCATGGTGCGGACCGACCTGCCCATTGAGGACGTACTGGCCCTGGACAGGGTTCAGAAGAAGCTGCCGATCCGCGGCGAGGCTGTGGCCCATCTACGAAAGGCGAAGCTCATCGAGGGTCGCAAACCGCACCTGCGTATTGCGGAGGCGATCGCTGGTGCAACCGACCGGCTCGCAGACTACGTCCGGACTCGTCCTCAGACCGATGCGCACTACGCAGCCCTCGTCGTCGACTTCCTGCAACGCAACGGCAGCGCGTCGCGCGCTGACGTCAACGCAGTTCTGGTTCCCTTGCTGCCCGAGATGCTGACTGCCCAGCAGAAGCGGAACAAGGTGGCGAACCTGCTCTCGAAGCTCCGAGCTGAGGGCACGATCAGAAACGCAGGAACTCGCTCGCACCCCAGATGGGAGCTTTCGTAG
- a CDS encoding DUF4391 domain-containing protein, with translation MTDLLYRWPEAAKFGKRVPKEKFYEHGTVSTAVREKFITEVQRITWAYKLAETTINLPGTSAVPEVQVFTIDSKTDDVSEAVLSAIDKAIPFPIIFEVTRSLTERPGVRMVAAHKQIGAGTPKLSAYYSTGWQPGDVTRQPLPTAITLATLYAALLQPLTPLAARPGEEMSEVADRLAAVRKLEREVASLERKLRAEPQLNRKVELRRTLKTKQHELTELVE, from the coding sequence ATGACTGACCTGCTGTACCGCTGGCCCGAAGCCGCGAAGTTCGGCAAGCGAGTACCCAAAGAGAAGTTCTACGAGCACGGCACGGTCAGCACCGCAGTCCGCGAGAAGTTCATCACCGAAGTCCAACGCATCACCTGGGCCTACAAACTGGCTGAGACCACGATCAACCTGCCCGGCACGTCGGCGGTGCCCGAGGTGCAGGTCTTCACGATCGACTCCAAGACCGACGACGTCAGCGAAGCCGTTCTCAGTGCCATCGACAAAGCCATCCCGTTCCCGATCATCTTCGAAGTCACTCGCAGCCTCACTGAGCGACCCGGTGTGCGAATGGTCGCAGCACATAAGCAGATCGGAGCTGGGACTCCCAAGCTCAGTGCCTACTATTCGACCGGCTGGCAACCAGGAGACGTAACGCGGCAGCCCTTGCCCACTGCGATCACGCTGGCCACGCTCTACGCGGCACTCCTGCAGCCGCTGACACCGCTGGCCGCTCGTCCTGGCGAGGAAATGTCAGAGGTCGCCGACAGACTGGCTGCCGTGCGCAAGCTCGAACGTGAGGTCGCGTCCTTGGAGCGAAAGCTCCGCGCCGAGCCACAGCTCAACCGCAAGGTCGAGCTCCGCCGCACGCTCAAGACCAAGCAACACGAACTGACTGAGTTGGTCGAATGA
- a CDS encoding site-specific DNA-methyltransferase yields the protein MEKRALHTPDLAARNIERIAELFPTVITESRDPDGNVITAVDFDLLRQELSDYVVEGPQERYRLDWPGKRAAAFAANAPIAKTLRPVREESVDFDTSKNLFIEGDNLDALKLLQESYLGRVKLIYIDPPYNTGNDFVYEDDFAETSADYLGRSGQESESGDRLVANPESKGRFHSVWLSMMYPRLKLARSLLTDDGVIITAIGDQEQANLRLLLDQVFGAENFISDVVWQGGRKNDSRYVSNGADYMLIYAKNEVQLSELGVRWREPKVGIDAALAKASSIWSTRQCDDEASLQWKAWLKSKKTAGEITDSVARYDQLQSGTGRPMNTYGNITWPGRGGPTYTVLHPTTRKPVTPPKTGWRFQKEEMDRRIAAGQVWFGPDETAIPRGISFLDETNEQVAISVFEQDRKAASTDMRNLMGEIVFENPKDRRVLARWLRLVTGGTKDAVVLDFFAGSGSTGHAVMDLNAADGGHRRYILVQLDEAVDHPDYDTIASIARERLRRAGALVKQEAGLLDSSLDIGFRSLHVDSSNMADVRRTADETEQLGLDALQPSIRSGRSAEDLLFQVLLDWGLELSLPIVREAVDGREVFSVDDDALIACFAESVTPEVVRAIAARGPLRAVFRDDAFESDAARINAEQVFREVSPATAVRTI from the coding sequence ATGGAGAAGCGCGCACTGCATACGCCCGATCTTGCGGCTCGCAACATCGAGAGGATCGCCGAACTCTTCCCTACTGTCATCACCGAGTCCCGCGATCCTGATGGCAACGTGATCACCGCCGTTGACTTCGATCTGCTCCGTCAGGAACTCTCCGACTATGTCGTGGAGGGTCCGCAGGAGCGGTATCGGCTCGATTGGCCTGGCAAGCGCGCTGCCGCCTTCGCGGCGAATGCACCGATCGCCAAGACTCTCCGCCCCGTTCGTGAGGAGTCGGTCGACTTCGACACCTCCAAGAACCTCTTTATCGAAGGTGACAACCTGGATGCACTGAAATTGCTCCAAGAATCGTATCTGGGCAGGGTGAAGTTGATCTATATCGACCCGCCTTATAACACCGGTAATGACTTCGTCTACGAGGACGACTTCGCAGAGACCAGCGCTGACTACCTTGGCCGCTCGGGCCAAGAGTCCGAGTCAGGTGACCGGCTTGTCGCGAACCCGGAGTCGAAGGGTCGCTTCCACTCCGTCTGGCTGAGCATGATGTACCCGCGACTGAAGCTGGCGCGTAGTCTGCTGACCGATGACGGGGTCATAATCACCGCGATCGGCGACCAGGAGCAGGCAAATCTCCGCCTGCTCCTCGATCAGGTATTCGGAGCCGAGAATTTCATCTCTGACGTCGTGTGGCAGGGCGGTCGTAAGAACGACTCCCGCTACGTCTCCAACGGCGCGGACTACATGCTGATCTACGCCAAGAACGAGGTCCAGCTCAGCGAACTCGGTGTGCGGTGGCGCGAGCCTAAGGTCGGTATCGACGCGGCGCTGGCGAAAGCCTCCTCTATTTGGTCGACCCGTCAGTGCGATGACGAAGCCTCCCTCCAATGGAAGGCCTGGCTCAAGAGCAAGAAGACCGCCGGAGAGATCACTGATTCGGTGGCGCGGTACGACCAGCTTCAGTCCGGGACGGGCCGACCGATGAACACCTACGGCAACATCACGTGGCCCGGCCGGGGCGGGCCCACGTACACGGTTCTCCATCCGACGACGCGCAAGCCGGTAACGCCTCCGAAGACCGGCTGGCGCTTCCAGAAGGAGGAGATGGATCGCCGGATCGCGGCGGGCCAGGTCTGGTTCGGCCCGGACGAAACCGCGATCCCTCGCGGGATCTCCTTCCTCGACGAGACGAACGAGCAGGTTGCGATCTCGGTGTTCGAGCAGGACCGCAAGGCCGCGAGCACTGACATGCGCAACCTCATGGGCGAGATCGTCTTCGAGAACCCAAAGGACCGGCGCGTACTTGCGCGTTGGCTCCGTCTCGTTACCGGTGGGACGAAGGACGCCGTCGTCCTCGACTTCTTCGCGGGCTCTGGTTCGACTGGCCACGCCGTCATGGACCTCAACGCAGCAGATGGAGGGCATCGCCGATACATCCTCGTCCAGCTTGACGAGGCGGTTGACCACCCAGACTACGACACCATCGCCAGCATCGCCCGTGAACGCCTACGCCGCGCCGGCGCCCTGGTGAAGCAGGAAGCAGGGCTTCTGGACAGCAGTCTGGACATCGGCTTCCGCTCCTTGCACGTCGACAGCAGCAACATGGCTGATGTCCGAAGAACCGCAGATGAAACAGAACAGCTTGGCCTTGACGCGCTGCAACCAAGCATCAGATCTGGCCGATCGGCAGAAGACCTGCTGTTCCAGGTGCTCCTCGACTGGGGTCTCGAATTGTCGCTGCCTATCGTGCGCGAGGCGGTTGACGGTCGGGAGGTCTTCTCGGTCGATGACGATGCGCTGATCGCCTGCTTCGCTGAGTCTGTGACTCCCGAGGTGGTGCGGGCGATCGCGGCACGTGGTCCCTTGCGCGCGGTCTTCCGCGACGATGCCTTCGAGTCCGATGCCGCGCGTATCAACGCCGAGCAGGTGTTCCGTGAGGTGTCGCCCGCGACAGCGGTAAGGACTATCTGA
- a CDS encoding type III restriction-modification system endonuclease, producing the protein MKLQFKVQQYQTDAVDAVVETFAGQPKYDGIAYRIDPGRARPVTAPALFEAEERPDAGLRNAEIALSGAQLLENVHAVQRSRNLPLSAKLAFSAAAPGAPNLDVEMETGTGKTYVYIKTIMELHKRYGWSKYIIVVPSVAIREGVKKSFDVTAEHFQQLYGTKPRSFIYNSTQLHELERFSSDAGVQVMIINIQAFNAQGKDQRRIYDELDDFQSRRPIDVIKANRPIVIIDEPQKISADKSLKALAEFNALMLLRYSATHKVEHTKVHRLDALDAYNQKLVKKIAVRGITVKGLAGSTAYLYLDAIEIAKGAKPRARVEIEVQTAAGIKRQIKRLDMGSNLHAVSNGIEAYKDLFVTEVDANRDVIELSNGDVVVAGQLADRDVTEETKRRIQIREVVRAHLDKERELFSQSVKVLSLFFIDEVAKYRDYSREDTLGDYARVFEEEYAAIRDEVLGELTIDAATEEYQTYLRRDDVRKVHEGYFSIDKKTKHQIDGKVSGRGDDKGQSTDTDAYDLILKDKERLLSFAEPVRFIFSHSALREGWDNPNVFVMGMLKKSDNTVSRRQEIGRGLRLAVDQHGERMDNPVTVHDINELTVVTDESYTDFVAGLQREISESLAARPRKASVKFFVGKTIQTPSGESVIEEAVAQALYKYLVKNDYVNEDDTISEAYKQAKESRTLAAPTSEALKTVIDFVWPLVDALYLDLPVPTDDRKPKKIPLNEANFARKEFQALWGRINHRAVYQVEFDSAELISKSIEHLDQNLNVAALQYVVQAGQQREQLEADDLTSGTGFAVQTTRTHTETVSAGSQVKYDLLGEITEKTHLTRRTVAAILRGVTPATFAKFRLNPEQFITEAARLINEQKATVIVEHLAYDALEDRFDSAIFTENQTAQDFSKAGSKLKKHVYDYVVTDSKIERKFVTELDTSHEVAVYAKLPRGFFIPTPVGDYNPDWAIAFTEGSVKHVYFVAETKGSLSTLQLKGVEDAKIECARRFFEKIAQSHGQDVTYGVVTDYTELMQLVSA; encoded by the coding sequence ATGAAGCTCCAGTTCAAGGTCCAGCAGTACCAGACCGATGCCGTCGATGCTGTCGTCGAGACCTTCGCCGGGCAGCCGAAGTATGACGGTATCGCCTACCGGATCGACCCCGGCAGGGCTCGTCCCGTGACCGCGCCGGCACTGTTCGAGGCGGAGGAGCGCCCGGACGCCGGCCTGCGCAACGCTGAGATCGCTCTTTCAGGAGCGCAGTTGTTGGAGAATGTGCATGCGGTGCAGCGTTCGCGGAACCTCCCGCTGTCGGCCAAGCTCGCCTTCAGTGCCGCCGCTCCGGGGGCTCCGAACCTCGATGTGGAGATGGAGACGGGCACCGGCAAGACCTACGTCTACATCAAGACGATCATGGAGCTACACAAGCGGTACGGCTGGTCGAAGTACATCATCGTGGTGCCGTCGGTCGCGATCCGCGAGGGCGTGAAGAAGTCGTTCGACGTGACTGCCGAGCACTTCCAGCAGCTCTACGGCACCAAGCCGCGCTCGTTCATCTACAACTCGACCCAGCTGCACGAGCTTGAGCGGTTCAGCTCCGATGCCGGGGTGCAAGTGATGATCATCAACATCCAAGCGTTCAATGCGCAGGGCAAGGACCAGCGCCGCATCTATGACGAGCTTGACGACTTCCAGTCCCGCCGCCCGATCGACGTGATCAAAGCCAACCGCCCGATCGTGATCATCGACGAGCCGCAGAAGATCAGTGCCGACAAGTCGCTCAAAGCGCTGGCTGAGTTCAACGCGTTGATGCTGCTGCGGTACTCGGCGACGCACAAGGTTGAACACACCAAGGTGCACCGGCTCGACGCGCTCGATGCGTACAACCAGAAGCTCGTGAAGAAGATCGCCGTGCGCGGCATCACCGTGAAGGGTCTCGCCGGCTCGACTGCCTACCTGTACCTGGATGCCATCGAGATCGCGAAGGGCGCCAAGCCTCGCGCGCGGGTCGAGATCGAGGTGCAGACGGCGGCAGGCATCAAGCGGCAGATCAAGCGCCTCGACATGGGCTCAAACCTGCATGCTGTGTCGAACGGGATCGAAGCATACAAAGACTTGTTCGTCACCGAGGTGGACGCCAACCGTGACGTGATCGAGCTGAGCAACGGCGATGTGGTTGTGGCGGGGCAGCTCGCCGACCGGGATGTCACCGAGGAGACCAAGCGGCGCATCCAGATTCGCGAGGTAGTCCGTGCCCATCTGGACAAGGAGCGCGAGCTGTTCAGCCAGAGCGTCAAGGTGCTCTCGCTGTTCTTCATCGACGAGGTCGCCAAGTACCGCGACTACAGCCGCGAAGACACCCTCGGTGACTATGCGCGCGTGTTTGAGGAGGAGTACGCGGCGATCCGCGACGAGGTGCTTGGCGAACTCACCATCGACGCGGCGACCGAGGAGTACCAGACCTACCTGCGCCGTGACGACGTACGGAAGGTGCACGAGGGCTACTTCTCCATCGACAAGAAGACCAAGCACCAGATCGACGGCAAAGTCTCCGGACGCGGGGACGACAAGGGCCAGTCCACCGACACCGACGCGTACGACCTGATCCTCAAAGACAAGGAACGCCTGCTGTCGTTCGCCGAACCTGTCCGGTTCATCTTCTCCCACTCGGCACTGCGCGAGGGCTGGGACAACCCCAACGTGTTCGTCATGGGCATGCTCAAGAAGAGCGACAACACCGTCTCCCGCCGCCAGGAGATCGGACGAGGCCTGCGGTTGGCGGTCGACCAACACGGCGAACGGATGGACAACCCCGTCACCGTGCACGACATCAACGAACTGACTGTCGTTACCGACGAGTCCTACACCGACTTCGTGGCCGGCCTCCAACGCGAAATCTCCGAGTCGCTAGCCGCACGGCCACGCAAGGCCAGTGTCAAGTTCTTCGTCGGCAAGACCATCCAGACACCATCTGGTGAGTCGGTCATCGAGGAAGCCGTCGCCCAGGCGCTCTACAAGTATCTGGTCAAGAACGACTACGTGAACGAAGACGACACGATCTCCGAGGCCTACAAGCAGGCCAAGGAATCCAGGACTCTCGCCGCGCCGACCTCCGAGGCGCTCAAGACGGTCATCGACTTCGTGTGGCCGCTGGTCGACGCCCTCTACCTGGACCTGCCGGTGCCCACCGATGATCGCAAACCGAAGAAGATCCCGCTGAACGAAGCCAACTTCGCCCGCAAGGAGTTCCAAGCGTTGTGGGGTCGGATCAACCACCGCGCCGTTTACCAGGTCGAGTTCGACTCAGCGGAGCTGATCAGCAAGTCCATCGAGCACCTCGACCAGAACCTCAACGTCGCGGCGCTGCAGTACGTCGTGCAAGCCGGCCAACAGCGGGAGCAACTGGAGGCTGATGACCTCACCAGCGGTACGGGCTTCGCGGTTCAGACCACGCGGACGCACACGGAGACCGTGAGCGCGGGCTCACAGGTGAAGTACGACCTGCTTGGAGAGATCACCGAGAAGACCCATCTCACCCGCCGTACCGTTGCTGCGATCCTCCGCGGGGTCACGCCAGCAACCTTTGCCAAGTTCCGCCTCAACCCGGAGCAGTTCATCACCGAGGCGGCGCGACTCATCAATGAGCAGAAGGCCACGGTCATCGTCGAGCATCTCGCCTATGACGCGCTCGAAGACCGGTTTGACTCTGCGATCTTCACCGAGAACCAGACCGCCCAGGACTTCTCGAAGGCTGGGTCGAAGCTCAAGAAGCACGTGTACGACTACGTGGTCACCGACTCCAAGATCGAGCGCAAGTTCGTCACCGAACTCGACACCAGCCACGAGGTCGCCGTCTACGCGAAGCTCCCGCGAGGATTCTTCATCCCCACGCCAGTCGGCGACTACAACCCCGACTGGGCCATCGCCTTCACCGAGGGCAGCGTGAAGCATGTCTACTTCGTCGCTGAGACCAAGGGCTCGCTGTCCACACTCCAGCTCAAGGGCGTCGAGGACGCCAAGATCGAGTGCGCTCGTAGATTCTTCGAGAAGATTGCCCAGAGTCACGGCCAGGACGTCACCTATGGCGTCGTCACCGACTACACCGAGCTGATGCAACTCGTTTCGGCGTAG